In the Bartonella apihabitans genome, CCGATAGTCTTGACACCGTAGAATTGGTCATGGCTTTTGAAGAAGAATTCGGTGTAGAAATTCCGGACGACGCTGCCGAAACAATTTTGACCGTCGGCGATGCAGTCAAGTTTATTGACAAGGCTTCGGCCTGATTTCTTTGGGAGACAGAAACGCTATAAAGTTTTTGTCTCCATTGCTTTT is a window encoding:
- a CDS encoding acyl carrier protein, producing the protein MSDTAERVKKIVIEHLGVDANKVTENASFIDDLGADSLDTVELVMAFEEEFGVEIPDDAAETILTVGDAVKFIDKASA